The genomic window CCCAGCGCTCGCGCGTGATCTCGTGCGCGCTGTCGCCGAGGTCGGCGAGCCCGAGCGTGTCCGCGAGGCGTTTGGCTGGGTCGATCGTCACCACGACCGCGTCACGGCCGCGGCGCGCCGCCGAGAGCGCGAGCACGGCCGCCGCCGTCGTCTTCCCGACGCCACCGGTGCCACAGCACACGACGACGTGGCCGCGAGTGACGAGATCGTCGAGCGAGCTCACACGGACTCCGGGAGGGCGGCGATCTCAGCCGCCAGCGCGTCGGCGAGGATGGCGACACTTTCGGGCCCGATCTCCCCGAAGAGGAACGGCAGGTGCAGCTGCGGCAGCGGCAGCCGGCGAGCCAGGCGACTGGCCTGCTCCTGGGCGAGCGCGTGGCGCTCGGCTCGGAACGACGCCGCCGCGTCCAGCGCCGCCGCCTCGTGCGGTGTGAGCGTGAGCCCGGCTGTCGCCGCGTCGCGGTCGGCGGTGACGCCGTCCATGTGGAGGCTTTCCGGCAGCTGGTTCACGACGACCGGGCCCAGCTTGACGCCCACCCGGTCCTCGAGCGCGAAGGCGGTGTCCACGAGCTCGTTGACCGGAGTCTCCTCGGGCAGCGCGACGAGCAGGACTCGACACCGGGTCGGGTCCTGCAGCATCGCGATCACGTCCTCGGCCTGCGATCGGACCGGTCCCACCCGTACGGCGTCGAGCAGGCCTCGAGGAGACAGGAGGAACGTGACGGCATGGCCGGCGGCGGGCGCGTCGATCACGATGAGTTCCGCGGCCTCGGCCCGCTCGAGCTGTTTGATCTTCCCGAGCACGAGAATGTCCTTCATGCCCGGCACCGCAGTGGCGACCACGTCCAGCGCGCCGGACCGCGCGAGTCGACGCGAGACGCGGCGCAGGCCGCGCTCCTCGAGGTACTCGACGAGGGCCTCGTCGGGGGCGAGTGTGCGGGCCCGCAGCCCGTCGCCGAGCTCCTGCTCGGCGTAGGTGAGGTCCGCGCTCCCGAACGCGGCCGCGAGCCCCGATTTGCCTTCGACCTCGACGATCAGCACGCTGACACCGGCGCGCGCGGCGGCCGTGGCTAGCGCCGCGGTCACGGTCGTCTTGCCCACGCCACCCTTGCCGGCCACGATCACGACGCGGGAGGCGGAGCAGAACTGCTCCACATTCATGCTCGACTCCGCACTGCCGCCCTCCGTGCTCGACGGTCATGCTACGAGAGGCATCGACGGGCGCGGCCCTCGACGAGTCGCAATCGTGCTGGTGGTGCTGGGCGCGCTCGCGCTCGGCGGCCTCGGCGCCGACACCGCCGCGGGTCTGACGGACGCGCCGCGCGCCACGGGGCCGTCGTCGGCCGTGCGCGCCCCTGCCGGGCGTCGCGGGATCGCGGTGGTGCAGCTCCAAGGCTTCCTCGACCCTCCCGTCGTCGCCCTCGCCCGTCGCGCCGTGGCCGATGCCAACGCATCGCGTTCGACCCTGCTGTTGATGCAGCTCAACTCGCGGGGCCCGCTCGCGAGCGACCTGGCGCCCTTACTGCGCGCCGTGCGACGGTCGCGCGTCCCCGTCGTGGTGTGGGTCGGCCCGTCGGGGGCGCACGCCGAGGGCGGGGCCGCGCTGCTCGCCGAGGCGGCGCCGGTGCTGTTCGTCTCGCAGGGCTCCGATCTCGGGCCGGCCTCGCCGGAGCGTCTCGACGAGCCGCACGCCCGCGCCCCGGCGGCGACGGCCGCCGAGCTCCGCACCCTCGCCGACAGCAACGGACGGGACGGCGGGCGAGCCGCCGGCCTGGCCCGAGCTCGGCTTGGTGCGGGCGCCGCCAGTCGGGCTCGCGTGACGAGCGGGGTCCGGCCGACGCTCGGGGAGGTCATCGTCACCCTCGACGGCCAGACCGTGCGCACCGGGGCCGGCCCGGACCGCCTGTCGACCGCACGGGTCATCGGCACCGGCCGGGGCCGGCGCCGACAGCCGAACCAGGACGTCGTCTTCTCCAGCCTCAGCCTCGGCGCCCGGATCCAGCACACCCTGATCAATCCCCGGGTGGCGTACCTGCTGCTCGTCGCCGGCGCAGCGCTCCTCGTGTTCGAGTTCTTCGCGGCCAGCGTCGGGTTCGCCGCCGCCGTCGGGGCCATCGCCGTGCTCGGCGCCGCCTACGGCTCCTCGCACCTCCCGGTGGCGTGGTGGGCCGCGGCGCTGCTCGGGCTCGGAGTGACCGCGCTCGCCGTCGACGTCCAGGCCGGTGGGGTGGGCTTCTGGACCGCGACCGGCACCGCCGCGCTGATCGGCGGCTCAGTCACCTTCGTCGGGGGGTCCACCCGGCTCCACGTTCCGTGGTGGGAGGTGCTGCTCGTGGTGACTGCGACACTCGTGTTGTTTGTGGGGGCCCTGCCGGCGTTTGTGCGCTCACGGTTCTCGACCCCCACCGTTGGGCGGGAGGGTCTGGTCGGCGAGGTCGGCCGGGCCGAGGTGGCGGTGGATCCGGACGGCGTCGTCACCATCCGAGGCAGTCGCTGGCGGGCCCGCACCAACAGGGCCACCCCGATCGACGCCGGCGCCAGCGTGCGGGTCGTTGCGGTCGACGGCCTCGTCCTGGAGGTCGAGCCCGAGAGCGGCGGGGCTCGCGACTATCGGGAGCGGGCCCGGCGCCGCCGCGGCGACGGCGCCGACAGCCCGGAGCCGGCCCGCTGACCGCGGCCGACCTCGCTGCTCTCCTCTCTCTTGTGTCTTGTCGCCCCTTTCTCGGTCGCCTCGCTTCCGGTCCGCTCCTCTTTCCTGTCCCGCGCGGCGGCGGTAGGGTCCGCGCGCTGGGCCCCCGAGGGGGCCGGCGAGGAGGGGGAGGGTGGCGCGGTTCGGCGTCGACGAGCCCTGGCAGCGCCAGGCCAGTTGTCGGGGCCCGGAGTCGGTGCTCTTCTACCCGCCCGCGGCGGCCGAGCCCCGTCCCGAGCGGGACGCCCGGGAGCGGCGAGCGAAGGCGATCTGTGCCACCTGCCCCGTCCGGTCGCCGTGCCTGACCTTCGCCCTCGACACCCGCGAGCCACACGGGATCTGGGGTGGCCTCAACGAGGCTGAACGCCAGGCTCTCCTGGAGCGGCGGGCGGGGTAGTCAGCGGGCGAGACCGCTGGCCGGACCCGGGATCCGCTCGTCGCCGCGCCGGCGAGTCACGCCCTGCCGGTCGAGCCAGCCGCAGATCGGCACGACGAACTTGCGGGTCGAGCCGAGCAGGTCCCGGATGTCCGCCACCGTCAGCCGACCCCGCCGCCGCAGCGCGTCGACGACGGTCCGGCGGGCGGCGTCGAGCGCACCCGCCGCCAGCACGACCCCGTCGACGTCAACGAGCGCTCCCTCGCGCACGAGCGCCCGCACCAACGCCGGGTCTCCAGCCTCCGACGGGCTCGGCGGGGCGAACGGGGCCGCCTCGAACGCGGCGAGGATGCGCTGACCCGCCGGCGAGGCCGCCGCCGACCCGGCGTGGCTGCGGTCCCGCACCGTCCCGCGGTCGACGACCAGGTCGGGGTCGTCGGCGAGCGCGGCGCGCAGCTGCGGCGGCGTCACCTGGAGCACCGCCGCCAGGCCCGCCAGGTCGAGCCCGCGCTCCTGCGGATGGGCCCGGTGGCGCTCCTGGACCCGCTGGTGCGCCTCCCGCTGGAGCGCCGCCAGGGCCTTCGTCTCGACGAGCCATCCCGCCCGGCGGCTGGCGAGGCCCCGCGCCACGAGGTCGTCGGCCAGCGTCTCGGTCTCAGCCGGCGACAGCCCGCCGGCCCGGGCCATACCGTCGGGGGTCAGCCACGGCGAGGCCGCGAGGAGGCGTTCCCCGAGGGGCAGGGCCAGCCGAGCGGGAGCGTCCTTGGACCGACGGGCCGGCAGCACGTCCACGACCTCGGCGCCGGCCACCGTCCGACGGCGGCCGAGGTCGCGCAGGACGAGCCGGTCACCCGGCGCGAGGGGGAGCGCGACCTCGAGGCGCAGCCGGCCGAGACGGCCGGCCGGGTCCAGGGGCCGGTAGGACGCTCGATGCTCACCCGATCCCACGGCGGCGTGGAGCCGGCGTCGACGCGTCGTCTCGTCGGCCATGAGCGGCGTCATGGCAACGTCCACGACGGTGGGCGTGGCCCACTGGCCGGGTCGGACGACGGCGTCACCTCGTCGGAGGTCGCGGTGCTCGACGCCGGCCAGGTTCAGCGCGACCCGGGCCCCGGGCCCGACGTGGTCGAGACGCCGGCCGGCGGACTCCACGGCGCGGATCCGCGCCCGGTGCGCGCCGGCCTGCACGTCCTCGTCGACCGCGAGCGCGCCGCCGGTGAGCGTCCCCGTGACGACGGTCCCGGCCCCCCGTGCCGCGAACACCCGGTCCACCCAGAGGCGCGGCCGCCCGACGTCTCTCGGCGGGGGCGCGGTGGCCAGCACGGCGTCGAGGGTCGCGCGCACCTCGTCGAGGCCTCGCTGCGAGATCGAGTCGCACACCACCACCGGCGCGTGCGCCAGCGGCGAGCTGGCGAAGCGCTCCTCGACCTCGAGCTGGGCGACGACCAGGGTCTCGGCGTCCACCGCGTCGGCCTTGGTGATCGCCACCATCCCGGCCTGGACGCCGAGCAGCTGGAGGATTCGGAGGTGCTCCTCGCTCTGGGGCATCCAGCCTTCGCTGGCCGCGACGACGAACAGGGCCACCTCGACCGCGCCGACGCCGGCGAGCATGTTCTTGATGAACCGAACGTGTCCGGGCACGTCGACGAACCCGACCTCGGTGCCCGACGGCAGGGTCGTGAAGGCGAAGCCGAGGTCGATGGTGAGCCCGCGGGCCTTCTCCTCGGCGAGTCGATCGGGGTCGGTGCCCGTGAGGGCCAGGATCAGCGCCGACTTGCCGTGGTCGACGTGGCCGGCGGTGGCAACGGTCCTCACCGCTCGTCGACGACGGCCCGGAGGGCGGCGGCGAGACGGTCATCCTCGAGCGGATCGACGGTGCGCAGGTCACACACGAGCGCGTCCGCCTCGACGCGGGCGACGACGTCGTGGCGGCGCAGACGGCCCAGGGCGGCGTCGGGCGACGGCACGTCCAGCGCCAGCCCGATCGACGGGATCGTGAGGCCCGGCAGCGAGCCGCCGCCGGCCACCGCCTCCGTGTCGACGACCTTGGCTCCCGGGACGTCGGCGGCGAGCGCCTCCGCCCGCGCCCCGAGGGCGTCCAGGGAGACGGTGGCCATCCGCCACAGGGGGATCCGGGTGGCGTCCCCGTCGAGGTAGGCCATCGCCACCGCTTCGAGGGCGGCGAGCGTCACCTTGTCGGCGCGGACGGCCCGCGCGAGGGGATGACGGGCGATCGTGGCCACGAGGTCGGTCCGCCCGACGATGATCCCCGCCTGAGGGCCGCCGAGCAGCTTGTCGCCGGAGAACGTGACGAGCCCGGCGCCGGCGTCGAGGGTCTGGCGCACGCCGGGCTCGTCCCGCAGCCAGTCGGGCCGCCGGGCCAGCCACGGCGTCGTCTCGTCGAGCAGGCCCGATCCCGCATCCACCATCACCGGGGTGCCGAGCCCCGCCAACGCGGCCACCGGGGTCGACTCGGTGAAGCCGACGAGG from Acidimicrobiia bacterium includes these protein-coding regions:
- the selB gene encoding selenocysteine-specific translation elongation factor, giving the protein MRTVATAGHVDHGKSALILALTGTDPDRLAEEKARGLTIDLGFAFTTLPSGTEVGFVDVPGHVRFIKNMLAGVGAVEVALFVVAASEGWMPQSEEHLRILQLLGVQAGMVAITKADAVDAETLVVAQLEVEERFASSPLAHAPVVVCDSISQRGLDEVRATLDAVLATAPPPRDVGRPRLWVDRVFAARGAGTVVTGTLTGGALAVDEDVQAGAHRARIRAVESAGRRLDHVGPGARVALNLAGVEHRDLRRGDAVVRPGQWATPTVVDVAMTPLMADETTRRRRLHAAVGSGEHRASYRPLDPAGRLGRLRLEVALPLAPGDRLVLRDLGRRRTVAGAEVVDVLPARRSKDAPARLALPLGERLLAASPWLTPDGMARAGGLSPAETETLADDLVARGLASRRAGWLVETKALAALQREAHQRVQERHRAHPQERGLDLAGLAAVLQVTPPQLRAALADDPDLVVDRGTVRDRSHAGSAAASPAGQRILAAFEAAPFAPPSPSEAGDPALVRALVREGALVDVDGVVLAAGALDAARRTVVDALRRRGRLTVADIRDLLGSTRKFVVPICGWLDRQGVTRRRGDERIPGPASGLAR
- the selA gene encoding L-seryl-tRNA(Sec) selenium transferase; the encoded protein is MTDPRRALPAVDRVLEELDGLPRGLLAQCAREALDAARRQIEAGAAIEPSQVVEEARRRVDHVAASLLRPLVNATGVLLHTNLGRAPIGDDALAAAALVARGYSNLEFRLETGRRGSRHDHAGSLLARAVGAQAGMVVNNNAAAVLLSLGALARDREVVVSRGELVEIGGGFRVPEIMAESGARLVEVGTTNRTRLDDYAGVVGPDTALVLKVHASNYRLVGFTESTPVAALAGLGTPVMVDAGSGLLDETTPWLARRPDWLRDEPGVRQTLDAGAGLVTFSGDKLLGGPQAGIIVGRTDLVATIARHPLARAVRADKVTLAALEAVAMAYLDGDATRIPLWRMATVSLDALGARAEALAADVPGAKVVDTEAVAGGGSLPGLTIPSIGLALDVPSPDAALGRLRRHDVVARVEADALVCDLRTVDPLEDDRLAAALRAVVDER
- a CDS encoding WhiB family transcriptional regulator, yielding MARFGVDEPWQRQASCRGPESVLFYPPAAAEPRPERDARERRAKAICATCPVRSPCLTFALDTREPHGIWGGLNEAERQALLERRAG
- a CDS encoding NfeD family protein, translated to MLVVLGALALGGLGADTAAGLTDAPRATGPSSAVRAPAGRRGIAVVQLQGFLDPPVVALARRAVADANASRSTLLLMQLNSRGPLASDLAPLLRAVRRSRVPVVVWVGPSGAHAEGGAALLAEAAPVLFVSQGSDLGPASPERLDEPHARAPAATAAELRTLADSNGRDGGRAAGLARARLGAGAASRARVTSGVRPTLGEVIVTLDGQTVRTGAGPDRLSTARVIGTGRGRRRQPNQDVVFSSLSLGARIQHTLINPRVAYLLLVAGAALLVFEFFAASVGFAAAVGAIAVLGAAYGSSHLPVAWWAAALLGLGVTALAVDVQAGGVGFWTATGTAALIGGSVTFVGGSTRLHVPWWEVLLVVTATLVLFVGALPAFVRSRFSTPTVGREGLVGEVGRAEVAVDPDGVVTIRGSRWRARTNRATPIDAGASVRVVAVDGLVLEVEPESGGARDYRERARRRRGDGADSPEPAR
- a CDS encoding ArsA-related P-loop ATPase, which codes for MNVEQFCSASRVVIVAGKGGVGKTTVTAALATAAARAGVSVLIVEVEGKSGLAAAFGSADLTYAEQELGDGLRARTLAPDEALVEYLEERGLRRVSRRLARSGALDVVATAVPGMKDILVLGKIKQLERAEAAELIVIDAPAAGHAVTFLLSPRGLLDAVRVGPVRSQAEDVIAMLQDPTRCRVLLVALPEETPVNELVDTAFALEDRVGVKLGPVVVNQLPESLHMDGVTADRDAATAGLTLTPHEAAALDAAASFRAERHALAQEQASRLARRLPLPQLHLPFLFGEIGPESVAILADALAAEIAALPESV